The Paenibacillus macerans genome includes a window with the following:
- a CDS encoding hydantoinase B/oxoprolinase family protein encodes MARPVNEWILSQVVGGTLDSVAEEMSAAVTRTARSPLFNEAHDFTTGVFDFIEGRTRLVAQAPGCTLHLYAVVSAVDELLDAFKNDLHPGDILLVNDPYYGGSHSLDWTIVMPVFHGRRPVLLPAVRSHMGDNGGPVAGGYNPRSRDIWQDGLRIPPLKLYERGEKRQDVFELITANNRLAHWLEGDLDAMIGACKLAAQRADMLLKRYGYTSVRQAIDQRIEYTERRVREEISSWPDGTYTAETYADHDFQGNRDIKVKATVTVSGSDLTIDFAGSAKQVPGFINSPLSNTTSFAFVAISTCCDESIPINEGYMNPVTVKAPLGSVVNPKPPAPCGHATACTGAEIAEAVLLAISQCAPERVGVNAHKLPLAYTNGQYQDGRPWVNLNFFGYTGGAGGAYETDGWGLYPPVMTGVILPSIEMNEIQYPSRVLKHEYTADYTGAGQWRGAPGLHVLIQHLEPSHTSVMMAGVRNTTRGLCGGEDAPSNLVVLHPGDKAPLEVRETAFHVPMNGGGIIEFHRAGGGGWGDPWQRDPRLVLEDVLSGFVSVEGARQDYGVIILEAGMDFILDHEGTDALRQKGKLGR; translated from the coding sequence ATGGCCCGTCCCGTTAATGAATGGATTTTATCGCAGGTCGTTGGCGGAACGCTGGATTCCGTAGCGGAGGAGATGAGCGCCGCTGTAACGCGGACCGCCAGATCGCCTCTGTTTAATGAAGCCCACGACTTCACGACCGGCGTCTTCGATTTTATCGAAGGCCGTACCCGGCTGGTGGCCCAGGCTCCCGGCTGTACCCTGCATTTGTACGCAGTGGTCAGCGCTGTCGATGAGCTGCTGGACGCGTTTAAAAACGATCTGCATCCCGGAGACATTTTGCTCGTAAACGATCCTTATTACGGCGGCTCCCACAGTCTGGACTGGACGATTGTCATGCCGGTCTTTCACGGGCGGCGGCCGGTGCTGCTTCCGGCCGTCCGCAGCCATATGGGCGATAACGGCGGGCCGGTGGCGGGCGGCTACAATCCGCGATCCCGCGACATCTGGCAGGATGGATTGCGGATTCCGCCGCTCAAGCTGTACGAACGCGGTGAGAAAAGACAGGACGTATTCGAGCTGATTACGGCCAACAACCGGCTGGCTCACTGGCTGGAAGGCGATCTAGACGCCATGATCGGCGCCTGCAAGCTGGCGGCGCAGCGGGCGGACATGCTGCTTAAGCGATACGGCTACACTTCGGTGCGGCAGGCGATTGATCAGCGGATCGAGTATACCGAGCGGCGGGTACGGGAAGAAATCTCAAGCTGGCCGGACGGCACTTATACCGCGGAGACGTATGCGGACCATGATTTTCAGGGAAACCGGGATATTAAAGTGAAGGCTACCGTAACCGTCTCCGGCAGTGACCTGACGATCGATTTTGCAGGCTCGGCGAAACAGGTGCCCGGGTTCATCAACAGCCCGCTGTCGAATACAACGTCGTTTGCGTTTGTCGCTATTTCCACTTGCTGTGACGAGAGTATCCCCATCAACGAAGGGTACATGAACCCGGTCACGGTCAAAGCCCCGCTCGGCAGCGTCGTGAACCCGAAGCCGCCGGCTCCGTGCGGACATGCCACGGCTTGTACGGGAGCGGAAATTGCCGAGGCCGTCTTGCTGGCCATCTCCCAATGCGCCCCCGAGCGCGTCGGAGTGAATGCGCATAAGCTTCCGCTTGCCTATACAAACGGACAATATCAAGACGGGCGTCCTTGGGTGAACCTGAATTTCTTCGGTTATACCGGCGGCGCCGGCGGGGCCTATGAAACTGATGGCTGGGGACTGTACCCTCCGGTTATGACCGGGGTTATCCTGCCGTCCATCGAGATGAATGAAATTCAGTATCCCAGCCGCGTGCTGAAACACGAATACACCGCGGATTATACCGGTGCCGGACAGTGGCGGGGCGCACCAGGGCTTCATGTGCTGATCCAGCACCTGGAACCCAGTCATACCAGCGTCATGATGGCGGGGGTTCGGAACACTACGCGCGGCTTGTGCGGCGGGGAGGATGCGCCTTCCAATCTGGTTGTCCTTCACCCCGGAGACAAAGCACCGCTGGAAGTGCGGGAAACGGCGTTTCACGTGCCGATGAACGGCGGGGGAATCATCGAATTTCACCGGGCCGGCGGGGGCGGCTGGGGAGATCCGTGGCAGCGTGATCCCCGGCTCGTCCTCGAGGATGTTCTTAGCGGATTTGTCTCTGTTGAAGGCGCCCGTCAGGATTATGGAGTTATCATTCTGGAGGCAGGAATGGATTTTATCCTGGACCATGAAGGCACAGACGCCCTTCGTCAGAAAGGGAAGCTAGGCAGATAA
- a CDS encoding hydantoinase B/oxoprolinase family protein, which translates to MSTAHQISDQIIYGKLASVSRFAGERLRRVSRSALIAESGAYAAGLVTGDGSLVHQVQSEIEHLYALRSVSRHLLDYFAYDLEEGDVLISADVYKGGTKGQTLTMLLPVFAGGELIVSPVIRAQMADLGGEIPGGYNPEAFEVWQESMRLTPVKLFKGGKLQRDVRRFVLANGRSPELLESDLLAMQACLEEARRSIQAVVGSYGLPAVHQAIERMNERTRLRTVELLPAVTGPLSGAAKLAIAQADVGIQLQMERRDQRWKFDFTGTSEQVPLPYNISRETASACAVTALLAGSMEDLEINDGLLDVFEFVLPEGSLVHAAFPAATAFGFLTSGQAVAAAVTQAMRAEADPAFPAVHGPSPLTVLYPPVGSQTPMEPVFLEPGFAIAENGWSAPVLQGARRLVSAEELEWRSGLRIGYRKRLEDGDMEVRLDVLRGKYEAAIFVPEGGTDVRIVAGDGVRSGTAKGIPVTAGAALEYRYASAEPLKRLVKEDNDGPSR; encoded by the coding sequence ATGTCGACCGCACACCAGATTTCAGATCAGATCATTTACGGCAAGCTGGCTTCGGTCAGCCGTTTTGCGGGTGAGCGGCTTCGGCGCGTATCCCGTTCCGCTCTGATCGCCGAATCCGGAGCTTATGCCGCCGGATTGGTGACAGGGGACGGATCGCTGGTCCATCAGGTACAATCCGAAATCGAGCACCTGTACGCCCTCAGGTCGGTGTCCCGCCATCTGCTGGATTATTTCGCTTACGATCTTGAGGAAGGCGACGTTCTGATTTCCGCGGATGTATATAAAGGCGGCACCAAAGGACAGACCCTGACGATGCTGCTGCCGGTATTTGCGGGCGGGGAGCTTATTGTTAGTCCGGTGATCCGGGCCCAGATGGCCGATCTGGGCGGTGAAATCCCCGGAGGTTATAATCCGGAAGCCTTTGAAGTGTGGCAGGAAAGCATGCGGTTAACGCCGGTGAAGCTGTTCAAGGGAGGCAAGCTCCAGCGCGACGTGCGCCGTTTCGTGCTGGCGAACGGCAGATCTCCGGAACTGCTGGAATCTGACTTGCTGGCTATGCAAGCCTGCCTTGAGGAAGCGCGCCGATCGATTCAAGCGGTTGTCGGCAGTTACGGATTGCCTGCGGTGCATCAAGCGATCGAGCGGATGAACGAGCGTACGCGACTTAGGACGGTTGAACTGCTGCCTGCTGTGACAGGCCCTCTTTCGGGCGCGGCGAAGCTGGCGATCGCCCAGGCCGATGTGGGCATCCAATTGCAAATGGAGCGGCGGGATCAGCGCTGGAAGTTTGATTTTACCGGAACTTCGGAGCAGGTACCGCTTCCTTATAATATTAGCCGGGAGACTGCGTCGGCTTGTGCGGTGACGGCGCTTCTGGCCGGTTCCATGGAAGACCTGGAGATCAATGACGGCTTGCTGGACGTATTCGAATTTGTTTTGCCGGAAGGCAGCCTGGTCCACGCGGCTTTTCCGGCGGCGACCGCGTTTGGGTTCTTGACGTCCGGACAAGCCGTCGCCGCTGCGGTAACGCAGGCGATGCGCGCCGAAGCCGATCCTGCATTTCCGGCGGTCCACGGCCCTTCTCCCTTGACCGTTCTGTATCCGCCCGTCGGTTCGCAGACCCCAATGGAGCCGGTATTTCTGGAGCCCGGTTTCGCGATTGCGGAAAACGGATGGAGCGCACCCGTGCTGCAGGGAGCCCGCAGGCTGGTCTCCGCCGAGGAGCTGGAGTGGCGGAGCGGGCTGCGCATCGGATACCGGAAGCGGCTTGAAGACGGGGATATGGAGGTGCGGCTGGACGTGCTTCGCGGCAAGTATGAGGCCGCTATTTTTGTTCCCGAAGGAGGGACGGATGTGCGTATTGTTGCCGGAGACGGAGTTCGTAGCGGAACGGCAAAAGGCATCCCGGTTACGGCAGGAGCCGCGCTCGAATACCGCTACGCTTCGGCCGAACCTTTGAAACGACTGGTAAAGGAGGATAACGATGGCCCGTCCCGTTAA
- a CDS encoding hydantoinase/oxoprolinase family protein gives MALTETKSWKLGIDVGGTFTDLTALDEEGRITATKTPSTPDPSDGVIQGIAKIAGQLGMTAEELLKNCTLLVHGTTVATNTILEYSGAKVGLITTEGFRDEIEFRRSYKESVFSPRLPAPHPIVPRRLRIGVPERVSAQGEVIRELDEQAVREAAAFFQAEGVEAVAVCFLFSFLYPEHEQRVKAIFEEVAPEIFVTLSVEVLPQIREFERVSTTVVNAYTAPAMKHYLERLENRLKELKFAGELFVMQSGGGVQNIVQSGRLAASCLLSGPAGGVTAAAFLGDRLGYADLITVDMGGTSYDVSVIENLQPALTTESWISRYRVALPMLDIHTVGAGGGSIAWIDAGGMLRVGPRSAGSTPGPACYGRGGTEPTVTDVNLVLGYMNPDHFLGGEMKLDKALSEEAIRKYIAEPLGISVIEAALAISEIVNNNMSNAIRFVTTQRGHDPRRFALLAAGGAGAVHAGRQAEDLGIEMVIVPGFAPVLCALGDVVANLKVTELRTFYAAGGDLDLSRMNEVFEGMEQAAREKLGGHSRLKLHEEIRRYVDMRYAGEVHEVTVPIRTRTRKVTALNMDATISQFHDMHERLYAHKNTGQEVEILNLRLDLIGVRERIELREAPFQGEDPQAALMEVRRVHFGIEPEETNIYDGSKLAPGNLMVGPAVIEQWGTTIVVYPGHEALIDAGGNCIIEVRRDREGV, from the coding sequence ATGGCTTTGACTGAAACAAAAAGCTGGAAACTAGGAATTGACGTGGGCGGGACGTTTACCGATCTTACCGCGCTCGATGAGGAAGGGCGCATTACGGCGACCAAAACCCCATCCACTCCCGATCCGTCGGACGGGGTAATCCAAGGCATCGCCAAAATCGCCGGCCAGCTTGGGATGACGGCGGAGGAACTGTTGAAAAACTGCACGCTCCTCGTCCATGGCACGACCGTGGCCACCAATACGATTTTGGAGTATTCCGGAGCCAAGGTCGGCCTGATCACGACGGAAGGGTTCCGCGATGAAATCGAGTTTCGCCGCTCCTATAAAGAGAGCGTGTTTTCCCCGCGTCTTCCGGCCCCGCATCCGATTGTTCCGCGCCGGTTGCGGATCGGCGTGCCAGAGCGTGTAAGCGCCCAGGGGGAGGTCATCCGCGAACTGGATGAACAAGCCGTGCGGGAGGCGGCGGCGTTCTTTCAGGCCGAGGGCGTCGAGGCGGTGGCTGTTTGCTTCTTGTTCAGCTTCCTCTATCCGGAGCATGAACAGCGAGTGAAAGCGATATTTGAAGAGGTTGCCCCGGAGATATTCGTCACCCTGTCGGTGGAGGTTCTTCCGCAAATCCGCGAATTTGAGCGGGTCAGCACAACGGTGGTCAATGCCTATACGGCTCCGGCCATGAAACATTATCTGGAGCGCCTTGAAAACCGGCTGAAGGAGCTTAAGTTTGCCGGGGAGCTGTTCGTGATGCAATCGGGAGGCGGCGTGCAAAATATCGTGCAGAGCGGCCGCCTGGCTGCCAGCTGCCTGTTGTCCGGACCTGCGGGCGGGGTGACCGCCGCTGCATTTTTGGGGGATCGGCTTGGTTATGCCGACTTGATCACGGTAGACATGGGCGGAACCAGCTACGACGTGTCCGTCATCGAGAACCTGCAGCCGGCCCTCACGACGGAAAGCTGGATCAGCCGTTACCGGGTGGCGCTGCCGATGCTGGACATCCACACGGTCGGCGCCGGAGGCGGCAGCATCGCCTGGATCGATGCCGGCGGCATGCTGCGCGTCGGTCCGCGCAGCGCCGGATCTACACCGGGCCCGGCGTGTTATGGAAGAGGCGGTACGGAACCGACCGTAACGGACGTGAATCTGGTGCTTGGTTACATGAATCCGGACCATTTTCTTGGCGGCGAGATGAAGCTGGACAAGGCGTTGTCCGAAGAGGCTATTCGCAAATATATCGCCGAACCGCTTGGGATTAGCGTGATCGAAGCGGCGTTGGCGATTTCCGAGATCGTGAACAATAATATGTCCAACGCGATCCGTTTTGTCACGACGCAGCGCGGCCATGATCCGCGCCGGTTTGCCCTGCTGGCCGCGGGCGGAGCCGGAGCCGTGCACGCCGGCCGGCAGGCCGAGGATTTGGGCATTGAAATGGTCATTGTGCCCGGATTTGCTCCTGTTCTGTGCGCGCTCGGCGACGTTGTCGCCAACTTGAAGGTAACGGAGCTGCGGACATTTTATGCCGCGGGCGGCGATCTGGATCTAAGCAGAATGAATGAAGTATTCGAAGGCATGGAGCAAGCGGCGAGAGAGAAGCTTGGCGGCCATTCGCGGCTGAAGCTGCACGAAGAAATCCGCCGTTATGTCGATATGCGGTATGCGGGCGAAGTTCATGAAGTGACCGTGCCGATCCGGACGAGAACGCGCAAAGTGACCGCTTTAAATATGGATGCCACGATCTCCCAGTTCCATGACATGCATGAACGCTTATATGCGCATAAAAATACCGGACAAGAGGTGGAAATCCTGAATTTGCGCCTGGATTTGATCGGGGTCCGCGAACGCATTGAGCTGCGGGAAGCCCCATTCCAAGGCGAAGATCCGCAGGCGGCGCTCATGGAAGTGCGCCGGGTTCATTTCGGGATCGAACCGGAAGAGACGAACATTTACGACGGTTCGAAGCTGGCGCCCGGCAATCTGATGGTCGGTCCGGCGGTCATTGAACAATGGGGAACCACGATCGTCGTCTATCCGGGCCATGAAGCGTTAATCGATGCGGGCGGGAACTGCATCATTGAAGTCAGACGCGATAGAGAAGGGGTGTAA
- a CDS encoding cytosine permease, which yields MSTAPQQTKPVTLDDYAIQAVPQSERKGLLNVAFTSCGWIISLSTIFVGGSLAAGMTFGKAILAGLLGMLILAVYGFFQGWMGAKYGVSTTVLARQAFGRTGASLFGILLSLTMGIGWFGWQVAFFGSTIEQMFPGYWFADPNVAIIWGGALMMLTALIGYKGITYLSFVAVPMVVVLSIWGIWVAADQTGGFANLFAAQPTGDLMSLFAGVTLVVGNAALGAVVFPDVTRYGKTPFSGGFGAAAGYFIGGIFSVIAGAAMTFAAQIPEFGSTPNIPAVMAKLGMGFFAFLILVFAQWSNNDNNLYTGALGLRNVVRLPKYILVIVMGALGIVIALTGYQDHFVPFLNFLGVYVPPIAGVMIADHWFVRRGKYAFGQGTEYAAINAAAILAVIAAGLIASHIAWGISPINSTILGLIIYPIITGVLRALRIPFELGKSTEDSTGY from the coding sequence ATGTCAACGGCACCACAACAGACGAAACCTGTTACACTGGATGATTATGCCATTCAGGCAGTACCGCAATCCGAGCGCAAAGGATTGTTAAACGTTGCTTTCACCAGCTGCGGCTGGATTATTTCGTTGTCCACCATTTTTGTCGGCGGTTCGTTAGCGGCGGGCATGACCTTCGGAAAGGCGATTTTGGCCGGACTGCTGGGCATGCTGATCTTGGCGGTATACGGCTTTTTTCAAGGTTGGATGGGCGCAAAATATGGCGTTTCCACCACGGTGCTGGCCAGACAAGCTTTCGGCCGGACGGGGGCCAGCCTGTTCGGAATTCTGCTCTCGCTCACGATGGGCATCGGCTGGTTCGGCTGGCAGGTGGCCTTCTTCGGCTCCACCATTGAGCAGATGTTCCCCGGATATTGGTTCGCGGATCCGAACGTGGCCATCATTTGGGGCGGCGCGCTGATGATGCTGACCGCGCTGATCGGGTACAAAGGCATTACGTACCTCAGTTTTGTAGCTGTGCCGATGGTCGTTGTGCTGTCCATCTGGGGCATTTGGGTCGCCGCCGATCAAACGGGCGGATTCGCCAATTTATTTGCGGCGCAGCCGACAGGCGATCTGATGAGCCTCTTTGCCGGGGTTACGCTGGTGGTCGGCAATGCAGCGCTTGGGGCCGTCGTTTTTCCGGATGTAACGAGATACGGGAAAACACCTTTTTCCGGCGGATTCGGCGCAGCGGCCGGATATTTCATCGGCGGTATCTTCTCGGTGATCGCCGGTGCGGCCATGACCTTTGCCGCCCAGATTCCGGAGTTCGGTTCGACCCCGAACATTCCGGCCGTAATGGCCAAGCTGGGCATGGGCTTTTTCGCGTTTTTGATCCTCGTCTTTGCCCAGTGGTCCAACAATGACAACAATCTTTATACCGGCGCTTTGGGGCTGCGCAATGTCGTGCGGCTGCCGAAATATATTCTTGTGATTGTCATGGGCGCACTCGGCATCGTGATCGCTTTGACCGGGTATCAGGATCATTTCGTGCCTTTTCTGAACTTCTTAGGGGTATATGTACCGCCGATAGCTGGGGTCATGATTGCGGATCATTGGTTTGTGCGCCGCGGAAAGTATGCATTCGGACAGGGAACGGAGTATGCGGCCATCAACGCGGCGGCCATCTTGGCCGTCATTGCGGCCGGGCTTATCGCCTCCCATATCGCCTGGGGGATCAGTCCGATTAATTCCACCATCCTGGGTCTCATTATTTACCCGATTATCACCGGGGTACTTCGGGCGCTGCGGATACCGTTTGAACTCGGCAAGTCCACCGAGGATTCCACCGGCTACTGA
- a CDS encoding OsmC family protein, producing MITVAWDGSIYRTTSNYAYKPPEGAEFSPMDIMCEALGMCIAVSLVRLLEQDEITGEALRVEVEPFKAQAGSPRVEKFRVQVELPFYLEEPYKERLLTQASRICTIGNTIKRGAEIEYEIKA from the coding sequence TTGATTACTGTTGCGTGGGACGGAAGCATCTATCGAACGACAAGCAATTATGCTTATAAACCGCCGGAAGGCGCTGAATTTTCGCCGATGGATATTATGTGCGAGGCCCTCGGCATGTGTATTGCCGTCTCGCTGGTTCGCCTCCTGGAACAGGATGAAATCACGGGCGAAGCGCTTCGTGTGGAAGTCGAACCTTTCAAAGCGCAGGCAGGCTCGCCGCGGGTGGAGAAATTCCGCGTACAGGTGGAGCTCCCTTTTTATTTGGAAGAGCCTTATAAGGAGAGGCTGCTTACCCAAGCCTCCAGAATCTGCACCATCGGCAATACGATCAAACGGGGCGCCGAGATTGAATACGAAATAAAAGCATAA
- a CDS encoding TetR/AcrR family transcriptional regulator, producing the protein MERRRELLSIAVELFAKNGYHKTKISDIVRQAGVAQGTFYWHFKSKEAIALEIIANGREEISKVISQGYRTHSGTVVDMVQASEALLKNLFRFASANRYLMELLLGSGASDEAIRQAASEARIEMEQAFRRNIERAMELGMLPQTIDPKLRAAMLMSLIEGMIARWLFGPQAPESPLSDITLDEISAQTARFEFFGLLGI; encoded by the coding sequence ATGGAACGAAGGCGGGAACTGCTGAGTATCGCGGTTGAATTATTCGCCAAAAATGGTTATCACAAAACCAAAATATCGGATATCGTGCGTCAGGCGGGCGTGGCGCAGGGCACCTTCTACTGGCATTTCAAAAGCAAAGAGGCCATCGCGCTGGAGATTATCGCCAATGGACGCGAGGAAATTTCCAAGGTGATTTCACAGGGGTACCGGACCCATTCGGGCACGGTGGTTGATATGGTTCAAGCATCCGAAGCCCTTTTGAAAAATCTGTTCCGTTTTGCCAGCGCGAACCGGTATCTGATGGAGCTGCTGCTGGGCAGCGGGGCTTCCGACGAAGCGATCCGCCAGGCGGCGAGCGAGGCCCGCATCGAGATGGAGCAGGCTTTCCGGCGCAACATAGAACGGGCCATGGAACTGGGGATGCTCCCGCAGACCATCGACCCGAAGCTGCGGGCGGCGATGCTGATGAGCCTTATTGAAGGGATGATCGCCAGATGGCTGTTCGGTCCCCAGGCTCCGGAGTCGCCGTTGTCGGATATTACGTTGGACGAAATTTCGGCCCAGACGGCCAGGTTCGAATTTTTTGGATTGCTGGGCATTTAG
- a CDS encoding GerAB/ArcD/ProY family transporter, with amino-acid sequence MMLEKGKISAFQMGLLMYPAVLASGFLVLPTITGQYAQNDLWLTCLPAALIGLIAVYTVTRLHELFPGQTVVQYSGRILGKIPGKIIGLVYITYNLHASGGVTRQYAEFVTGNFLFKTPLMIVMGSLILLSAIAVRGGVEMLARSTVIFLPLFILPVFFLLLLIPDLDAKTIFPILSHGITPVMKGSFIMMGWLNELFLMTFFLPSLTDPEKGRKWGYISVAMIVLFLTYSNLIALFLLGPDLRNKVYPLLVAFRYIGVGTFLENLESLLLAMWVIGNFLQVGVFLYAASLSLAQCFELSDYQPIVFPLALLSLAIGIWDVPNFPVFGEMVRMAVPFHILTTNLVIPLILLAVASLRKRKTAGE; translated from the coding sequence ATGATGTTGGAAAAGGGAAAAATTTCGGCTTTTCAAATGGGGCTCCTGATGTATCCGGCCGTGCTGGCTTCCGGGTTTCTGGTATTGCCGACCATCACGGGCCAGTACGCCCAAAACGATCTTTGGCTTACCTGCTTACCGGCCGCCTTGATAGGTCTGATTGCCGTATATACCGTGACCCGCTTGCATGAGCTTTTTCCGGGGCAGACGGTCGTTCAATACAGCGGGCGGATTCTCGGTAAAATTCCCGGAAAAATCATCGGCCTTGTCTATATCACCTACAATCTGCATGCGTCCGGGGGAGTTACCCGGCAGTACGCGGAATTTGTCACGGGCAATTTTTTATTTAAAACTCCGCTCATGATCGTAATGGGATCCCTGATCTTGCTGAGCGCGATCGCCGTGCGCGGCGGGGTGGAGATGCTGGCCCGGAGCACCGTCATTTTTTTGCCGCTGTTTATTCTCCCTGTGTTTTTTCTATTGCTGCTGATCCCCGATCTGGATGCCAAAACGATATTTCCGATTTTAAGCCACGGGATAACCCCGGTCATGAAAGGGTCATTTATTATGATGGGCTGGCTCAACGAATTGTTCCTGATGACTTTTTTTCTGCCCAGCCTGACCGATCCGGAGAAGGGGAGGAAATGGGGATACATTTCAGTGGCTATGATCGTTTTGTTTTTGACTTATTCCAACCTGATCGCCTTATTTCTGCTGGGGCCGGATCTGCGGAATAAAGTGTACCCGCTGCTCGTCGCCTTCCGTTATATCGGCGTCGGCACTTTCCTGGAAAATTTGGAATCCTTGCTGCTGGCGATGTGGGTCATTGGAAATTTCCTGCAAGTCGGCGTCTTTCTCTACGCCGCCTCGCTTTCCCTGGCTCAATGCTTTGAGCTTTCGGATTACCAACCGATCGTGTTTCCGCTCGCCCTGCTCAGCTTGGCCATCGGCATTTGGGATGTGCCCAATTTCCCGGTGTTCGGCGAGATGGTAAGGATGGCGGTACCGTTTCATATCTTAACGACGAATCTGGTGATCCCCCTGATTTTGCTGGCCGTCGCCAGCCTGCGCAAGCGGAAAACGGCAGGGGAATGA